The Nicotiana tabacum cultivar K326 chromosome 14, ASM71507v2, whole genome shotgun sequence genome contains a region encoding:
- the LOC107805903 gene encoding F-box/kelch-repeat protein At3g06240 produces MAMSKAAKLPEEIIIDILSLLPAKFIGQYRCVSKQWCNLLSDPQFIKSHQTIHAHKGEEKLIYVSWYRELQTITFNHNPQNGIDIISRTLNLQQLSNSWVSVAGSCNGLVLVIKREEAKYLINPTTLEYHRIPNFDLALPVPGSCSMYGFGYDTLSDDYKVVTLSYYDSFDENDPAITETFVDIYSLRKGLWKRLESSPYDHPLSDRASGVLVNGVLHWLACKTSQYSFVIAAFHLSDEKFLEVAGPTGLGSNYSLCNLVVLRGCLCIFTSIGKDMDTVTFWMMKEYGVKESWTKFTITEPNLDRFICTLLCSVTDDDVLLDVEEELVVYNMKENQRRDLMVDASPIMYEARTFMDSLVSPYFSQGN; encoded by the coding sequence ATGGCGATGAGCAAAGCTGCAAAACTACCCGAAGAAATCATAATTGACATACTTTCCCTCCTACCTGCAAAGTTTATAGGCCAATATAGGTGCGTGTCAAAGCAGTGGTGTAACCTTCTCTCAGACCCACAATTCATCAAATCTCACCAAACCATCCATGCCCATAAAGGAGAAGAGAAACTCATCTATGTCTCTTGGTATCGCGAACTTCAAACTATCACGTTTAACCACAACCCCCAAAATGGAATCGATATCATCTCAAGGACGCTTAATTTGCAGCAGCTTTCAAACAGCTGGGTAAGTGTTGCTGGCTCATGCAATGGCTTGGTCTTGGTGATTAAGAGGGAAGAGGCTAAATATTTGATCAACCCCACTACCTTAGAGTACCATAGAATTCCAAATTTTGATTTGGCTCTTCCTGTGCCAGGTAGCTGTAGCATGTATGGTTTTGGGTACGATACTCTTAGCGATGATTATAAGGTGGTAACTCTTTCTTATTATGATTCATTTGATGAAAATGATCCTGCAATTACGGAGACTTTTGTGGATATTTACTCTCTGAGAAAGGGTCTTTGGAAGAGACTTGAGAGTTCTCCTTATGATCATCCACTTAGTGACCGTGCTTCTGGGGTTTTGGTGAATGGGGTTTTGCATTGGTTGGCTTGTAAAACTTCTCAGTATTCATTTGTAATTGCTGCTTTTCATTTAAGTGATGAGAAATTCTTGGAGGTAGCAGGACCTACTGGTCTTGGTAGTAATTACTCACTGTGTAATCTTGTGGTTCTTAGAGGTTGTCTTTGTATATTCACCAGTATAGGTAAAGACATGGACACAGTTACATTTTGGATGATGAAAGAGTATGGGGTTAAGGAGTCTTGGACCAAATTTACGATTACAGAACCGAATTTAGATAGATTTATATGTACACTATTGTGTTCAGTGACTGATGATGATGTTCTATTGGATGTTGAAGAAGAGTTGGTTGTATACAATATGAAAGAGAATCAACGTAGGGATCTGATGGTTGATGCATCTCCTATTATGTATGAAGCTCGAACCTTTATGGATAGTCTTGTCTCTCCTTACTTTAGCCAGGGAAACTGA